AGCTGTTTCTAGCGGATAAATTTCTCAATATCACTCCAAAAATCGAAGAATACCTGCGCAAAAAAATTGAACGCGTGTATTCAGATGAAGCCAAGACTGGGATTTTCGAAGAAGAAAATCCCTTCTTCAATCACATCACAGATGATTTGTTGGAGACATCAGTAACACTGGCTAATCTCTGGAAAGAGGAGTTTAGCATTTCTGAAAATCTCAAGACCAATGACTTGGTTTTTGTTCAGTTTTCTAAAGAAGGCGTTGAACATTTCGCTTTCTTGCGAATTGCTCTACGTGAGACCTTGACCCACCTTGGTGGAGAAGTTGATAACCCAATCAAGCTAACTCAGAATAACCTTCCTGGATTTGGAACAGGGGCTGATGAGGCTTTGGTGGTCAATCTTCAAAGTCGCAAGTACCATCTCATCGAAAAACGAATCAAGTACAATGGGACTTTCTTGAATTATTTTTCAGACAATCTCCTAGCTGTTGCACCTAAGATTTCGCCAAAAAAATCCATCAAGGAACTGGAAAAAACGGCCCAGAGAATTGCTGAAACTTTTAACACAGATGATTTTCAATTTCAATCTAAGGTCAAATCAGCGATTTTTAACAATCTGGAAGAAAACAATGAACTGTCACCTGAAAAATTGGCTAATGACCTTTTTGACAACAATCTGACAGCTCGTTTGAGCTTTATCGACCTAGTCAAGGAAGCCGTACCAGAACCAGTCCAGTTCGATGAAATTGATGCTAGTCGCCAATTAAAGAAATTTGAAAATCAAAAACTTTCCTTGTCAAATGGAATTGAACTCATCGTTCCAAATAATGTTTACCAAGACGCAGAATCGGTCGAGTTTATCCAAAATGACAATGGCACCTATTCTATCTTAATCAAAAATATCGAGGATATTCAAAGTAAATAATGTTTAAATTTATAAGAAGAGTGCTTGTGCTAGCAGTCTTCCTTTTAGCAGGATACAAAGCTTATCATATCCATCAGGATGTTAAACAAGTCATGACCTACCAACCCATGGTTCGAGAAATCTTGAGCGAAAGAGATACTCCAGCCAATGAAGAGTTGGTGCTCGCCATGATTTATACCGAAACGAAGGGAAAAGAGCGGGATGTCATGCAGTCTAGTGAGTCTGCTAGTGGCGCTACCAATACCATCAATGACGATGCCTCTAGTATTCGCCAAGGGATACAAACACTAACAGATAACCTCTATTTGGCACAGAGCAAAGGAGTAGATGTCTGGACCGCCGTTCAAGCCTATAATTTTGGACCTGCCTATATCGACTTTATCGCTCAA
The sequence above is a segment of the Streptococcus oralis ATCC 35037 genome. Coding sequences within it:
- a CDS encoding nucleoid-associated protein gives rise to the protein MDIYIKKAIIHQFSPDDTELFLADKFLNITPKIEEYLRKKIERVYSDEAKTGIFEEENPFFNHITDDLLETSVTLANLWKEEFSISENLKTNDLVFVQFSKEGVEHFAFLRIALRETLTHLGGEVDNPIKLTQNNLPGFGTGADEALVVNLQSRKYHLIEKRIKYNGTFLNYFSDNLLAVAPKISPKKSIKELEKTAQRIAETFNTDDFQFQSKVKSAIFNNLEENNELSPEKLANDLFDNNLTARLSFIDLVKEAVPEPVQFDEIDASRQLKKFENQKLSLSNGIELIVPNNVYQDAESVEFIQNDNGTYSILIKNIEDIQSK
- a CDS encoding lysozyme family protein, translating into MFKFIRRVLVLAVFLLAGYKAYHIHQDVKQVMTYQPMVREILSERDTPANEELVLAMIYTETKGKERDVMQSSESASGATNTINDDASSIRQGIQTLTDNLYLAQSKGVDVWTAVQAYNFGPAYIDFIAQNGKENTLALAKRYSRETVAPILGNTTGKTYTYINPISIFHGAELYENGGNYYYSRQVRFNLYIMKFFNFF